The following are encoded in a window of Phragmites australis chromosome 22, lpPhrAust1.1, whole genome shotgun sequence genomic DNA:
- the LOC133905532 gene encoding putative hydrolase C777.06c codes for MCKTTFQTISAHLLPILRLATVVRGPAPATHPMAAAVPNGHPTAAIDEAPPTRPSSSSSLVFLGTGCSSAVPNARCLIQPPDPPCPVCSQSLSVPPELNPNYRCNTSLLIDYCQDEGAHKYIIIDVGKTFREQVLRWFVHHKIPCVDSILLTHEHADAILGLDDIRVVQPFSPTNDIDPTPIYLNQFAMDSISKKFPYLVKKKLKEGEEVRRVAQLDWRIIENDIQKPFTTSGLEFVPLPVIHGEDYICLGFLFGRKSKVAYISDVSRFPSSTEYAISKSGGGQLDLLILDCLYRTGSHNVHLCWDQTLDAVKRICPKRALLIGMTHEMDHHKDNKTLEEWSRREGIDAQLARDGLRVYIDL; via the exons ATGTGCAAAACCACCTTCCAAACAATTTCCGCGCACCTCCTCCCCATCCTCCGCCTTGCCACGGTCGTTCGCGGTCCCGCTCCGGCAACCCACCCAATGGCCGCCGCCGTCCCCAACGGCCACCCCACCGCCGCCATCGACGAGGCGCCCCCGACGCGGccttcttcgtcgtcgtcgctgGTGTTCCTGGGCACGGGGTGCTCGAGCGCGGTCCCGAACGCGCGGTGCCTGATCCAGCCCCCCGACCCGCCCTGCCCCGTCTGCTCCCAGTCCCTCTCCGTCCCGCCCGAGCTAAACCCTAACTACAG GTGCAATACATCTCTTTTGATTGACTATTGCCAAGATGAAGGTGCTcacaaatatattataatagatGTTGGGAAGACATTCCGAGAACAAGTTCTGCGATGGTTTGTTCATCACAAAATCCCTTGTGTTGATTCC ATTCTTCTGACTCATGAGCATGCAGATGCAATCTTAGGTCTTGATGATATCCGGGTTGTACAGCCATTTAGTCCCACAAATGATATTGATCCAACCCCAATTTACCTCAATCAATTCGCTATGGACAG CATCTCCAAAAAGTTCCCTTACTTGGTCAAAAAGAAACTAAAGGAAGGGGAGGAGGTCAGGCGAGTTGCTCAACTTGACTGGAGAATAATTGAGAATGATATTCAGAAACCATTTACAACTTCAGGGCTAGAGTTTGTTCCCTTGCCG GTGATCCATGGTGAAGATTACATTTGTTTGGGTTTCCTTTTCGGTAGAAAATCTAAAGTTGCTTACATATCAGATGTTTCACGGTTTCCTTCAAGCACAGAATACG CAATTTCGAAGTCTGGAGGAGGCCAACTGGATTTACTCATCTTGGATTGCCTATACAGG ACAGGTTCTCACAACGTGCACCTTTGTTGGGACCAG ACACTAGATGCTGTTAAGAGGATTTGCCCCAAAAGAGCATTGCTCATTGGGATGACTCATGAGATGGACCATCACAAGGACAACAAAACATTGGAAGAATGGTCCAGAAG GGAGGGGATAGATGCGCAGTTAGCTCGTGATGGCTTGCGTGTCTACATTGATCTGTAA
- the LOC133905471 gene encoding pentatricopeptide repeat-containing protein At5g41170, mitochondrial encodes MLINLSKNPLIPRQHLVLQPRRFCTAATSSATTAVPARKELPREDDLAEESRSRLVRDTCRLLELRDSWSPKLEAQLRHLLRILSPPQVRAVLRAQAQRDARAAVEFFRWADRQWRYRHAPEVFDEMLCLLSRTKLHDPARRVMRLMIRRGMRRGPQQFAHLMLSYSRAGKLRSAMRVLQLMQKDGCAPDISICNVAVNVLVVAGRIDKALEFAERMRRVGVEPDVVTHNCLIKGLCGARRVVDALEMLGAMLQNGCPPDKISYYTVMSFMCKERRVAEVRSLLERMRNDAGLFPDQVTYNMLIHVLAKHGHADEALQFLRESEGKRFRVDEVGYSAIVHSFCLNGRMAEAKEVVGEMISKGCCPDVVTYSAVVDGFCRTGEIDQARKMMKHMYKNGCKPNTVTHTALLNGLCKISKTSEAWELLNKSEGEWWTPSDITYSVVMHGFRREGRLKESCDVVMQMLQKGFFPTTVEINLLIHALCKEGKPAEAKDFMEQCQSKGCSINVVNFTTVIHGFSRHGDLESALSLLDDMYLSNRHPDVVTYTVVVDALGKNGRMKEATELVEKMLNRGLLPTPVTYRTVIHRYCERGKLEELINLLDKMLARQGFSSAYNQVIEKLCAFGKLSEAYNLLSKVLRTASKRDAQTCHILMESFLNRGFALQSYNVACRMFQRNLIPDVKLCQKVDSQIALEGQRQAAGKLIIKFVERGLLKQDKQDN; translated from the coding sequence ATGCTCATAAACCTATCCAAAAACCCATTAATCCCGCGCCAACACCTCGTCCTCCAGCCCCGCCGCTTCTgtaccgccgccacctcctcggcGACCACCGCTGTGCCTGCCAGAAAGGAGCTTCCCCGGGAAGATGATCTCGCAGAGGAGTCGCGCAGCCGCCTCGTGCGAGACACCTGCAGGCTGCTCGAGCTCCGGGACTCGTGGAGCCCGAAGCTGGAGGCCCAgctccgccacctcctccgcatCCTCTCCCCGCCGCAGGTCCGAGCTGTGCTCCGAGCGCAGGCGCAGAGGGACGCCCGCGCCGCGGTCGAGTTCTTCCGTTGGGCCGACCGCCAGTGGCGTTACCGCCACGCACCGGaggtgttcgacgaaatgctATGCCTCCTCAGCCGCACCAAGCTCCATGACCCGGCTCGCCGCGTCATGCGCCTCATGATCCGCCGCGGCATGCGTCGGGGGCCGCAGCAGTTCGCACACCTCATGCTCTCCTACAGCCGTGCGGGGAAGCTCCGTTCCGCCATGCGCGTGCTCCAACTCATGCAGAAGGACGGGTGCGCGCCCGACATATCCATATGCAATGTGGCGGTGAATGTGCTTGTAGTGGCTGGGCGCATCGACAAGGCTCTTGAGTTTGCCGAACGGATGCGCCGTGTCGGGGTCGAGCCAGATGTAGTCACACACAATTGCCTTATCAAGGGATTATGTGGTGCTCGGCGGGTTGTCGATGCATTAGAGATGCTCGGTGCAATGCTGCAAAATGGGTGCCCACCAGATAAGATCAGCTACTATACAGTGATGAGCTTCATGTGCAAGGAGAGGAGGGTGGCAGAGGTGCGGAGTTTGCTTGAAAGGATGAGAAATGATGCAGGTCTATTTCCGGATCAGGTCACATATAACATGCTTATCCATGTGCTTGCAAAGCATGGTCATGCAGATGAGGCATTGCAATTCCTGAGGGAATCAGAAGGGAAAAGATTCCGTGTTGATGAGGTTGGATATAGTGCAATTGTGCACTCGTTTTGCTTGAATGGGAGGATGGCAGAGGCAAAGGAGGTTGTAGGTGAGATGATTTCAAAAGGGTGCTGCCCTGATGTTGTAACGTATAGTGCGGTTGTTGATGGATTCTGCCGGACTGGGGAAATTGATCAAGCGAGAAAGATGATGAAGCATATGTACAAGAACGGCTGCAAGCCAAACACGGTCACACATACTGCTCTGTTAAATGGGCTCTGCAAAATCAGTAAAACTTCGGAAGCCTGGGAATTGCTAAACAAGAGTGAAGGGGAGTGGTGGACTCCAAGTGATATCACATACAGTGTTGTCATGCATGGATTTAGGAGGGAAGGGAGGTTGAAAGAATCATGTGATGTGGTAATGCAGATGTTGCAGAAGGGTTTCTTCCCCACAACTGTGGAGATTAACTTGTTGATCCATGCATTATGTAAGGAAGGAAAGCCAGCAGAGGCCAAAGACTTCATGGAGCAGTGCCAAAGCAAGGGCTGCTCCATTAATGTTGTTAACTTCACAACTGTAATCCATGGATTTTCGCGGCACGGTGATTTGGAATCAGCCCTCTCTTTGCTGGATGACATGTATCTGAGCAACAGGCATCCAGATGTTGTGACATACACTGTTGTTGTTGATGCTTTAGGAAAGAATGGTAGAATGAAAGAAGCCACAGAGCTTGTAGAGAAAATGCTAAATAGAGGTTTGCTCCCTACGCCGGTCACATACAGGACAGTGATACATAGATATTGTGAAAGGGGTAAACTGGAAGAGTTAATCAATCTGCTGGATAAGATGTTAGCAAGACAAGGGTTTAGTAGTGCATACAATCAGGTCATTGAGAAGCTATGTGCATTTGGTAAACTTAGTGAGGCTTACAATCTCCTCAGCAAGGTACTGAGAACTGCCTCAAAGAGAGATGCTCAAACATGCCACATTTTGATGGAGAGTTTTCTTAATAGAGGATTCGCACTTCAATCATATAATGTGGCCTGCCGAATGTTCCAGAGAAATTTGATTCCTGATGTTAAATTATGTCAAAAGGTTGACAGTCAGATAGCCCTAGAAGGACAGAGACAAGCTGCTGGAAAGCTTATCATTAAGTTTGTTGAAAGAGGTCTTCTAAAACAAGATAAACAAGATAACTGA
- the LOC133904402 gene encoding wall-associated receptor kinase 1-like translates to MQMQEALVLVLIFLLPVTEVSATSSGSGIAISLPGCPHKCGDVTIPYPFGIGDGCAASSLNRYFTVICNDSFQPPRPMIDNPSGAAEVIDISLDHGEMRLYGDVSYSCFTSNTTMSANFTAGFTLDGTPFIPSTTRNRFMVIGCNTLGIIGGYMGSNPDLYVAGCYSYCQGINSASDGAPCTGTGCCETTISPNLTEFSALIAVSQSSVWNFNPCFYAMLAEVGWYSFRRQDLVGNLGFINERATRGVPLVSDWAIRNGSCPKDGAKAPKDYACVSSNSYCVSASNGPGYLCNCSQGYEGNPYLHQGCQDIDECKLRKQDPKYNELYPCKNGVCRNKQGGYTCKCKIGTRSDGTNFGCRPVLSQAEQVVIGLSISAVVVMSLTCLLVMKLQRRKHRKEKDEYFKQNGGLKLYDEMRSRQVDTIHILTENEIKKATDNYSEDRVLGCGGHGMVYRGTLDDNREVAVKKSKVKDDDSREEFVNEIIILSQINHRNIVRLLGCCLEVDVPMLVYEFISNGTLSELLHDNDQRSPIPLDLRLKIATESAEALAYIHSSTSRTILHGDVKSLNILLDNEYNAKVSDFGASALKSMDKNDFIMLIQGTLGYLDPESLVSHHLTDKSDVYSFGVVLLELMTRKKAIYIDTSNEKKALSHTFILMFHQNKLRDMLDCEIVDNEVMVLLEKLAELVMQCLSPKGDERPTMKEVAERLQMLRRAQMQLVTKRAPILAHYSYGGPSVPVPSDEMEYQSTETAKLVLDVDLAR, encoded by the exons ATGCAGATGCAAGAAGCATTAGTCCTGGtgctcatcttcctcctcccagTGACAGAGGTGTCGGCCACCTCATCGGGGTCGGGAATCGCCATATCACTGCCGGGGTGCCCCCACAAGTGCGGCGACGTGACCATCCCTTACCCCTTCGGCATCGGTGATGGATGTGCCGCGAGCAGCCTCAACCGCTACTTCACTGTGATCTGCAATGACAGCTTCCAACCACCAAGGCCTATGATCGATAACCCTTCAGGAGCCGCAGAGGTCATTGACATCTCCCTGGATCATGGCGAGATGCGCCTTTACGGTGATGTTAGCTACAGCTGCTTCACGTCGAACACCACCATGTCGGCCAACTTCACCGCCGGGTTCACGTTGGATGGCACGCCATTCATCCCCTCCACCACTCGCAACCGCTTCATGGTCATCGGCTGCAACACCCTGGGGATCATCGGAGGCTACATGGGCAGCAACCCTGACCTGTATGTCGCCGGCTGCTACTCCTACTGCCAAGGCATCAACAGCGCATCTGACGGTGCACCATGCACCGGGACGGGATGCTGCGAGACCACCATCTCCCCCAACCTCACAGAATTCTCAGCGTTAATCGCAGTTAGCCAGAGCAGCGTGTGGAACTTCAACCCATGCTTCTATGCGATGCTTGCCGAGGTCGGGTGGTACAGCTTCAGGAGGCAGGACCTTGTCGGCAACCTTGGGTTCATCAACGAAAGAGCTACTAGAGGTGTCCCTCTCGTCAGTGACTGGGCCATCAGAAACGGCTCCTGTCCAAAAGATGGGGCAAAAGCGCCTAAAGACTATGCTTGTGTCAGTTCAAACAGCTATTGTGTGAGTGCAAGCAATGGGCCAGGGTACCTGTGCAACTGCTCTCAAGGCTATGAGGGCAATCCTTATCTTCACCAAGGCTGCCAAG ATATAGACGAGTGCAAGCTGCGTAAGCAGGACCCAAAGTATAACGAATTATATCCATGCAAAAATGGAGTCTGTCGAAATAAACAAGGAGGTTATACATGCAAATGCAAGATAGGAACAAGATCAGATGGTACAAATTTTGGATGCCGACCTGTGCTTAGCCAAGCTGAACAAGTGGTAATAG GCCTCAGTATTTCTGCAGTTGTAGtgatgtctttgacatgctTATTGGTTATGAAATTACAAAGAAGGAAGCACAGGAAGGAGAAGGATGAGTATTTCAAACAAAATGGAGGTCTGAAATTATATGATGAGATGAGATCGAGGCAAGTTGACACCATTCATATACTTACAGAGAACGAGATAAAGAAAGCCACAGACAACTATAGTGAAGATCGTGTTCTTGGATGTGGTGGCCACGGAATGGTTTATAGAGGAACTTTAGATGATAACAGAGAAGTTGCCGTAAAGAAGTCCAAAGTAAAGGATGATGACAGCAGAGAAGAATTTGTGAATGAGATAATAATCTTATCACAAATCAACCATAGGAACATTGTAAGGTTACTGGGATGCTGCTTGGAGGTAGATGTACCAATGTTGGTGTATGAGTTCATCTCCAATGGCACCCTCTCTGAGCTCCTTCATGACAATGATCAACGATCACCAATCCCCTTGGATCTTAGACTGAAGATTGCTACAGAATCAGCAGAAGCTCTTGCTTACATTCATTCATCAACTTCTCGCACGATTCTGCATGGGGATGTCAAATCCCTCAATATACTCTTGGATAATGAATACAATGCAAAAGTGTCAGATTTTGGAGCATCAGCACTGAAGTCCATGGACAAAAATGATTTCATTATGCTTATCCAAGGAACTCTTGGCTATCTTGACCCTGAGTCTTTGGTCAGTCACCATCTAACTGACAAAAGTGATGTCTACAGCTTCGGGGTTGTTCTTTTAGAGCTAATGACAAGAAAGAAGGCTATATACATTGATACTTCCAATGAAAAGAAAGCACTATCTCATACTTTCATACTGATGTTCCACCAGAACAAGCTCCGGGATATGTTGGATTGTGAAATAGTAGATAATGAAGTTATGGTATTACTTGAGAAGCTAGCTGAACTTGTCATGCAGTGCCTGAGTCCAAAAGGAGATGAGAGGCCAACAATGAAGGAAGTTGCAGAGCGACTACAAATGTTGAGAAGAGCCCAGATGCAGCTAGTCACAAAAAGGGCTCCTATTCTAGCACATTACTCTTACGGAGGGCCATCAGTGCCTGTCCCTTCAGACGAGATGGAATATCAGAGCACAGAGACAGCCAAACTGGTGTTGGATGTAGATCTCGCAAGATAA
- the LOC133904403 gene encoding 2-methyl-6-phytyl-1,4-hydroquinone methyltransferase 2, chloroplastic-like → MAMASTHAPSGAEALAPGRARVRAPAGLGFLGLGPSKAGLPRPLALAKRAGVSGAVAVPGGARLRCAASSPSSAAARPISAPRFIQHKKEAFWFYRFLSIVYDHVINPGHWTEDMRDDALEPADLYSRHLRVVDVGGGTGFTTLGIVKHVDPENVTLLDQSPHQLDKARQKEALKGVKIMEGDAEDLPFPTDTFDRYVSAGSIEYWPDPQRGIKEAYRVLRLGGVACMIGPVYPTFWLSRFFADMWMLFPKEEEYIEWFKKAGFKDVKLKRIGPKWYRGVRRHGLIMGCSVTGVKREHGDSPLQLGPKAEDVSKPVNPITFFFRFLMGTICAAYYVLVPIYMWIKDQIVPKGMPI, encoded by the exons atggcgatGGCCTCCACCCACGCGCCGAGTGGCGCCGAGGCCCTCGCGCCTGGCCGGGCTAGGGTCCGCGCCCCCGCGGGGCTCGgcttcctcggcctcggcccCTCCAAGGCCGGCCTCCCCCGCCCCCTTGCCCTCGCCAAGCGGGCCGGCGTCTCGGGGGCCGTAGCCGTTCCTGGAGGAGCGAGGCTCAGGTGCGCGGCGTCGTCGCCCTCCTCGGCTGCCGCGCGGCCCATCTCGGCACCGCGGTTCATCCAGCACAAGAAGGAGGCCTTCTGGTTCTACCGCTTCCTCTCCATCGTCTACGACCACGTCATCAACCCGGGCCACTGGACCGAGGACATGCGCGACGACGCGCTCGAGCCCGCCGACCTCTACAGCCGCCACCTCAGGGTCGTCGACGTCGGCGGCGGGACCGGGTTCACCACGCTCGGCATCGTCAAGCACGTTGACCCGGAGAACGTCACGCTGCTCGACCAGTCCCCGCACCAGCTCGACAAGGCCAGGCAGAAGGAGGCGCTCAAGGGGGTCAAAATCATGGAGGGGGACGCCGAGGACCTGCCGTTCCCCACCGACACCTTCGACCGATACGTTTCTGCGGGCAG CATTGAGTATTGGCCTGACCCACAGCGAGGAATTAAGGAAGCCTACAGGGTCTTGAGGCTCGGTGGAGTAGCTTGCATGATTGGCCCTGTGTACCCAACCTTCTGGCTGTCCCGCTTTTTTGCCGATATGTGGATGCTCTTTCCCAAGGAAGAAGAGTACATAGAGTGGTTCAAAAAGGCTGGGTTCAAGGATGTCAAGCTGAAAAGGATTGGACCAAAATGGTATCGTGGTGTCCGAAGGCATGGCCTGATCATGGGATGCTCTGTGACGGGTGTGAAGAGGGAACATGGAGACTCCCCTTTGCAG CTTGGTCCGAAGGCTGAGGATGTCAGCAAGCCTGTGAATCCAATCACCTTCTTCTTTCGCTTTCTCATGGGAACAATATGCGCAGCTTACTATGTTCTGGTGCCTATTTACATGTGGATAAAGGACCAGATTGTGCCCAAAGGCATGCCAATCTGA